In Streptomyces puniciscabiei, a single genomic region encodes these proteins:
- a CDS encoding phosphatidylglycerol lysyltransferase domain-containing protein — MSGGVPSRSSRARRILRGPRPEAVPVLVGRAAALVGVLDIAAGVFPRFRHSRMHAIAEVLPGSFGPFAAALSLSSGVLLLLLAHGLKRCKRRAWRAAVALLPAGAAAQFAYRHSVVGVLIAVALLVPLLLHRDQFAALPDPRSRWRALTNFVLMSAGSLVLGLIIVSVHPHRTIGDPSLADRLTHVVYGLFGFEGPVDYQGNTSWTVAFSLGALGWITAATTIYLAFRPEHPAARLTEEDESRLRALLDKHGRRDSLGHFALRRDKAVVFSPSGKAAVTYRVVSGVMLASGDPIGDVEAWPGAIERFMDEAKAHSWTPAVMGCSETGGEVWTRETGLDALELGDEAVVDVADFSLAGRAMRNVRQMVKRIERAGYETRVRRIRDLGEAELERIRRAAEDWRGTDTERGFSMALGRVGDPADGDCLIATAHKQDDEPGEYGDLKAVLHFVPWGKDGASLDLMRRDRGADPGMNELLIVAALQAAPKFGITRVSLNFAMFRSALARGEKIGAGPVLRAWRGLLVFLSRWFQIESLYKFNAKFQPRWEPRFVVYRNSADLPRIGFAAMQAEGFVNLALPLPRFLRRRRAAAERPCAHSVAERDVRAA, encoded by the coding sequence ATGTCGGGCGGGGTTCCGAGCCGATCCAGCCGGGCGCGGCGCATACTGCGCGGCCCGCGCCCCGAGGCCGTTCCCGTCCTTGTCGGCAGGGCGGCCGCTCTCGTGGGCGTCCTGGACATTGCCGCGGGCGTGTTCCCGCGCTTCCGTCACAGCCGTATGCACGCTATCGCCGAGGTGCTGCCGGGCTCGTTCGGCCCCTTCGCGGCCGCGCTCTCGCTGAGCTCCGGCGTGCTGTTGCTGCTGCTCGCGCACGGGCTCAAACGGTGCAAGCGCCGGGCGTGGCGGGCCGCGGTCGCGCTGCTGCCGGCGGGCGCGGCGGCACAGTTCGCGTACCGGCACTCGGTCGTCGGCGTGCTCATCGCGGTGGCGCTGCTCGTGCCGCTGCTGCTCCATCGTGACCAGTTCGCGGCCCTGCCGGACCCGCGCAGCAGGTGGCGCGCTCTTACCAACTTCGTACTCATGAGCGCCGGTTCCCTCGTCCTCGGACTCATCATCGTCAGCGTCCACCCGCACCGGACGATCGGCGATCCGAGCCTGGCCGATCGGCTGACGCACGTCGTCTACGGCCTGTTCGGCTTCGAGGGCCCGGTCGACTACCAGGGCAACACCTCCTGGACCGTCGCCTTCTCCCTCGGTGCCCTCGGCTGGATCACCGCCGCCACCACCATCTACCTGGCCTTCCGTCCCGAGCACCCGGCCGCCCGCCTCACCGAGGAGGACGAGTCCCGGCTGCGGGCCCTGCTGGACAAGCACGGCCGTCGCGACTCCCTCGGCCACTTCGCGCTGCGCCGCGACAAGGCGGTCGTCTTCTCCCCCAGCGGCAAGGCCGCGGTCACCTACCGCGTCGTCTCCGGTGTGATGCTCGCCAGCGGCGACCCCATCGGCGACGTCGAGGCCTGGCCGGGCGCCATCGAGCGCTTCATGGACGAGGCCAAGGCCCACTCCTGGACGCCCGCCGTCATGGGCTGCTCGGAGACGGGCGGCGAGGTGTGGACCCGTGAGACCGGCCTGGACGCCCTGGAACTGGGCGACGAGGCGGTGGTGGACGTCGCGGATTTCTCGCTCGCCGGACGCGCGATGCGCAACGTACGGCAAATGGTCAAGCGCATCGAGCGAGCCGGCTACGAAACCCGGGTACGGCGCATCCGTGACCTCGGCGAGGCCGAACTGGAGCGCATCCGCCGGGCGGCGGAGGACTGGCGCGGCACCGACACCGAACGCGGCTTCTCCATGGCGCTCGGCCGCGTCGGCGACCCCGCGGACGGCGACTGCCTGATCGCCACCGCCCACAAGCAGGACGACGAACCCGGCGAGTACGGCGACCTGAAGGCCGTCCTGCACTTCGTGCCCTGGGGCAAGGACGGCGCCTCGCTGGACCTGATGCGCCGCGACCGCGGCGCCGACCCCGGCATGAACGAGCTGCTGATCGTCGCCGCCCTCCAGGCCGCCCCCAAGTTCGGCATCACCCGGGTCTCGCTGAACTTCGCGATGTTCCGCTCCGCCCTCGCGCGCGGCGAGAAGATCGGCGCGGGGCCGGTGCTGCGCGCCTGGCGCGGGCTGCTGGTGTTCCTCTCGCGCTGGTTCCAGATCGAGTCGCTGTACAAGTTCAACGCGAAGTTCCAGCCGCGCTGGGAACCCCGCTTCGTGGTCTACCGCAACAGCGCCGACCTGCCCCGCATCGGCTTCGCCGCCATGCAGGCGGAGGGCTTCGTCAACCTCGCCCTGCCGCTCCCGCGCTTCCTGCGCCGGCGCAGGGCGGCCGCCGAGCGCCCCTGCGCGCACTCGGTAGCGGAACGGGACGTCCGCGCGGCCTGA
- a CDS encoding nuclear transport factor 2 family protein — translation MSAPHTDVEQVEAANTAFYEAMEGGDFEELSSLWLTPADLGVDEEYHDPADTGVISCVHPGWPVLTGRGEVLRSYALIMANTDYIQFFLTDVHVSVTGDTALVTCTENILSGGPAPEDGAELGPLVGQLVVATNVFRRTPAGWKLWSHHASPVLAESADDEPGADGANPDDGPLA, via the coding sequence GTGAGCGCCCCTCATACCGACGTCGAGCAGGTGGAGGCCGCCAACACCGCCTTCTACGAGGCGATGGAAGGCGGCGACTTCGAGGAACTGTCCTCCCTCTGGCTCACCCCCGCCGACCTGGGCGTCGACGAGGAGTACCACGACCCGGCGGACACCGGCGTGATCTCCTGCGTACACCCCGGCTGGCCGGTACTCACCGGCCGCGGCGAGGTCCTCAGGTCATACGCCCTGATCATGGCCAACACCGACTACATCCAGTTCTTCCTCACCGACGTGCACGTGTCCGTCACCGGCGACACCGCCCTCGTCACCTGCACCGAGAACATCCTCAGCGGCGGCCCCGCCCCCGAGGACGGCGCGGAACTCGGACCGCTGGTCGGCCAGCTCGTCGTCGCCACGAACGTGTTCCGGCGCACACCCGCGGGCTGGAAACTCTGGTCACACCACGCCTCCCCGGTGCTGGCCGAGAGCGCCGACGACGAACCCGGCGCCGACGGCGCGAATCCGGACGACGGCCCCCTCGCCTGA
- the folB gene encoding dihydroneopterin aldolase, producing MDRVALRGLKARGHHGVFPKEREEGQTFIVDLVLGLDTRPAAADDDLAKTVHYGIVAEEVVAVVEGEPVDLIETLAERIAQSCLKHEGVQEVEVCVHKPDAPITVPFDDVTVTITRSRV from the coding sequence GTGGATCGTGTCGCGCTGCGCGGCCTCAAGGCCCGCGGGCACCACGGTGTGTTCCCCAAGGAACGCGAGGAGGGCCAGACCTTCATCGTGGACCTCGTCCTTGGGCTGGACACCCGGCCGGCGGCTGCCGACGACGACCTGGCGAAGACCGTCCACTACGGCATCGTGGCCGAGGAGGTCGTGGCCGTGGTCGAGGGCGAGCCGGTGGACCTCATCGAGACGCTCGCCGAGCGGATCGCCCAGTCCTGCCTGAAGCACGAAGGGGTGCAGGAGGTCGAGGTCTGCGTCCACAAGCCCGACGCACCGATCACCGTCCCCTTCGACGACGTGACCGTCACCATCACCCGGAGCCGAGTATGA
- the folK gene encoding 2-amino-4-hydroxy-6-hydroxymethyldihydropteridine diphosphokinase: MTRPFLQGHSDPTVQPVPASVVEKVDAADTTLQNPKWAVISIGSNLGNRLETLQGAVDALEDTPGVRVKAVSPVYETEPWGVEPGSQPSYFNAVVALKTTLPPASLLERAHAIEEAYKRVRDEHWGPRTLDVDIVAYADVTSDDPQLTLPHPRAHERAFVLAPWHDVDPQAQLPGRGAVAELLSAVTRAGVQPREDLELRLPE, from the coding sequence ATGACCCGACCTTTCCTCCAGGGTCACAGCGACCCGACCGTCCAGCCGGTGCCCGCCTCGGTCGTCGAGAAGGTCGACGCCGCCGACACGACCCTGCAGAACCCCAAATGGGCCGTCATCTCCATCGGCTCCAACCTCGGCAACCGCCTGGAGACCCTCCAGGGCGCCGTCGACGCGCTCGAGGACACCCCCGGCGTCCGCGTGAAGGCCGTCTCGCCGGTGTACGAGACCGAGCCCTGGGGCGTCGAGCCCGGCAGCCAGCCGTCGTACTTCAACGCGGTCGTGGCCCTCAAGACCACCCTGCCCCCGGCCTCCCTCCTGGAGCGGGCCCACGCCATCGAGGAGGCGTACAAACGCGTCCGCGACGAGCACTGGGGCCCGCGCACCCTGGACGTCGACATCGTCGCCTACGCCGACGTCACCTCCGACGACCCCCAGCTCACCCTCCCCCACCCGCGCGCCCACGAGCGCGCCTTCGTGCTCGCGCCCTGGCACGACGTGGACCCGCAGGCCCAGCTTCCCGGCCGCGGGGCGGTGGCCGAACTCCTGTCGGCCGTCACCCGTGCGGGCGTCCAGCCCCGCGAGGACCTGGAACTCCGACTGCCCGAGTAG
- a CDS encoding DUF3180 domain-containing protein, whose amino-acid sequence MRELRIRVLAGVFFVAGLLSWAGARLWNSIGTLPSVPLAAPIVLALIAVVLLATALSLRARFRAQRERRPGAKGVDPLMAARAVVFGQASALVAALVAGMYGGTGVFLLELLDIPARRDQAFYAGFSVLAGIGVIAAALFLERVCKLPEDEDQNPPGAEPAA is encoded by the coding sequence GTGAGAGAGCTGCGCATCAGGGTGCTGGCGGGCGTGTTTTTCGTGGCCGGGCTCCTGTCCTGGGCGGGCGCCCGCCTCTGGAACTCGATCGGGACCCTTCCCAGCGTCCCCCTGGCCGCCCCCATCGTGCTGGCCCTGATCGCGGTGGTCCTGCTCGCGACGGCACTCTCGCTGCGCGCCCGCTTCAGGGCCCAGCGCGAGCGCCGCCCCGGCGCTAAGGGCGTCGACCCCCTGATGGCCGCCCGCGCGGTCGTCTTCGGCCAGGCCAGCGCCCTGGTCGCCGCGCTCGTCGCCGGCATGTACGGCGGCACGGGTGTCTTCCTGCTGGAACTGCTGGACATCCCCGCCCGCCGCGACCAGGCCTTCTACGCCGGCTTCTCGGTCCTGGCCGGCATCGGCGTCATAGCGGCGGCCCTGTTCCTGGAGCGGGTGTGCAAACTCCCGGAGGACGAGGACCAGAACCCCCCGGGAGCGGAACCGGCGGCATGA
- the folE gene encoding GTP cyclohydrolase I FolE, translating to MTDPVTLDGEGPIGEFDEKRAENAVRELLIAVGEDPDREGLRETPARVARAYKEIFAGLWQQPEDVLTTTFDLGHDEMVLVKDIEVYSTCEHHLVPFRGVAHVGYIPSVTGKITGLSKLARLVDVYARRPQVQERLTTQIADSLMEILEPRGVIVVVECEHMCMSMRGIRKPGAKTITSAVRGQLRDAATRNEAMSLIMAR from the coding sequence ATGACCGACCCGGTGACGCTGGACGGCGAGGGCCCCATCGGCGAGTTCGACGAGAAGCGCGCCGAGAATGCCGTACGGGAACTGCTGATCGCGGTCGGCGAGGACCCGGACCGGGAGGGCCTCAGGGAGACGCCCGCGCGGGTGGCGCGGGCCTACAAGGAGATCTTCGCGGGTCTGTGGCAGCAGCCCGAGGACGTGCTCACGACGACGTTCGACCTGGGGCACGACGAGATGGTGCTCGTGAAGGACATCGAGGTGTACAGCACCTGTGAGCATCATCTGGTCCCGTTCCGTGGTGTCGCCCACGTCGGATACATCCCGTCCGTCACGGGAAAGATCACCGGTCTTTCCAAGCTGGCCCGCCTGGTCGACGTCTACGCCCGCCGGCCGCAGGTGCAGGAACGACTCACCACGCAGATCGCGGACTCCCTGATGGAGATCCTCGAGCCTCGGGGCGTCATCGTGGTCGTCGAGTGTGAGCACATGTGCATGTCCATGCGCGGTATCCGTAAGCCGGGCGCGAAGACCATAACGTCCGCCGTGCGCGGTCAGCTGCGGGACGCGGCGACGCGGAACGAGGCCATGAGCCTGATCATGGCGCGCTGA
- the ftsH gene encoding ATP-dependent zinc metalloprotease FtsH — protein MDVKRYFRGPVMWIVLAVLAVVVLMQVVGSSGGYKTVDTGQVVAAINDNRVQSAKLTTGDEQTIKVTLKDGQKVDGSSKIQASYIGDQGVTIAGQLQTKYQDKQIPDGYTVSPSKQNPFVGVLLSLLPFVLIVVVFLFLMNQMQGGGSRVMNFGKSKAKLITKDTPKTTFADVAGCDEAVEELHEIKEFLQEPAKFQAVGAKIPKGVLLYGRPGTGKTLLARAVAGEAGVPFYSISGSDFVEMFVGVGASRVRDLFEQAKANAPAIVFVDEIDAVGRHRGAGLGGGHDEREQTLNQLLVEMDGFDVKGGVILIAATNRPDILDPALLRPGRFDRQIAVDPPDLQGRLEILKVHQKGKPVAPDVDLAAVARRTPGMTGADLANVLNEAALLTARGDQKLIDNRALDEAIDRVVAGPQKRTRIMSDKEKKITAYHEGGHALVAAASPNSDPVHKITILSRGRALGYTMVLPDEDKYSTTRNEMLDQLAYMLGGRAAEELVFHDPTTGAANDIEKATNLARAMVTQYGMTERLGAIKFGGDNSEPFLGREMAHQRDYSEEVAALVDEEVKKLIETAHNEAWEILVENRDVLDQLVLHLLEKETLGKEEIAEIFAPIVKRPPRPAWTGSSRRTPSTRPPVLSPKELALTNGANGATAAISTAKSTAAESAPVTDQTPEDRPEN, from the coding sequence ATGGACGTGAAGCGATACTTCCGTGGGCCGGTCATGTGGATCGTGCTGGCCGTCCTTGCCGTGGTCGTGTTGATGCAGGTCGTCGGCTCGTCCGGCGGCTACAAGACGGTGGACACCGGCCAGGTCGTCGCGGCGATCAATGACAACAGGGTCCAGTCGGCCAAGCTCACCACCGGCGACGAGCAGACCATCAAGGTCACCCTCAAGGACGGCCAGAAGGTCGACGGCAGCTCCAAGATCCAGGCGAGCTACATCGGCGACCAGGGCGTGACCATCGCCGGTCAGCTGCAGACCAAGTACCAGGACAAGCAGATCCCGGACGGCTACACGGTCTCGCCGTCCAAGCAGAACCCGTTCGTCGGCGTCCTGCTCTCGCTGCTGCCGTTCGTCCTGATCGTGGTCGTCTTCCTGTTCCTGATGAACCAGATGCAGGGCGGCGGCTCCCGGGTGATGAACTTCGGGAAGTCCAAGGCCAAGCTGATCACCAAGGACACCCCGAAGACGACCTTCGCCGACGTCGCCGGCTGCGACGAGGCCGTCGAGGAACTCCACGAGATCAAGGAGTTCCTGCAGGAGCCGGCCAAGTTCCAGGCCGTCGGCGCCAAGATCCCCAAGGGCGTGCTGCTCTACGGCCGCCCGGGTACCGGCAAGACCCTGCTCGCCCGTGCCGTGGCCGGCGAGGCGGGCGTCCCCTTCTACTCGATCTCCGGCTCCGACTTCGTCGAGATGTTCGTCGGTGTCGGCGCCTCCCGAGTCCGTGACCTCTTCGAGCAGGCCAAGGCGAACGCCCCGGCGATCGTCTTCGTCGACGAGATCGACGCGGTCGGCCGCCACCGCGGCGCCGGCCTCGGCGGTGGCCACGACGAGCGCGAGCAGACCCTGAACCAGCTGCTCGTCGAGATGGACGGCTTCGACGTCAAGGGCGGCGTGATCCTCATCGCCGCCACCAACCGCCCCGACATCCTCGACCCCGCGCTGCTGCGCCCCGGCCGCTTCGACCGCCAGATCGCGGTCGACCCGCCGGACCTGCAGGGCCGCCTGGAGATCCTCAAGGTCCACCAGAAGGGCAAGCCGGTCGCGCCCGACGTCGACCTGGCCGCCGTCGCCCGTCGCACGCCCGGCATGACCGGCGCCGACCTGGCGAACGTCCTCAACGAGGCCGCGCTGCTGACGGCCCGGGGCGACCAGAAGCTGATCGACAACCGTGCGCTGGACGAGGCGATCGACCGTGTGGTCGCGGGCCCGCAGAAGCGGACCCGGATCATGTCGGACAAGGAGAAGAAGATCACCGCGTACCACGAGGGCGGCCACGCCCTGGTCGCGGCGGCCTCCCCGAACTCCGACCCGGTCCACAAGATCACGATCCTGTCCCGCGGCCGTGCCCTCGGTTACACGATGGTGCTGCCCGACGAGGACAAGTACTCGACCACACGCAACGAGATGCTCGACCAGCTCGCCTACATGCTGGGCGGTCGCGCCGCCGAGGAACTGGTCTTCCACGACCCGACCACCGGCGCCGCGAACGACATCGAGAAGGCCACCAACCTGGCCCGCGCGATGGTCACCCAGTACGGCATGACCGAGCGGCTCGGCGCCATCAAGTTCGGCGGCGACAACAGCGAGCCCTTCCTCGGCCGTGAGATGGCTCACCAGCGCGACTACTCCGAAGAGGTCGCCGCGCTGGTCGACGAAGAGGTCAAGAAGCTCATCGAGACCGCGCACAACGAGGCCTGGGAGATCCTGGTCGAGAACCGCGACGTGCTCGACCAGCTCGTTCTCCACCTGCTGGAGAAGGAGACCCTGGGCAAGGAGGAGATCGCCGAGATCTTCGCCCCGATCGTCAAGCGCCCGCCGCGGCCCGCGTGGACCGGCTCTTCGCGCCGCACCCCGTCCACCCGCCCGCCGGTGCTCTCCCCTAAGGAGTTGGCCCTGACCAACGGCGCGAACGGCGCGACGGCGGCCATCAGCACGGCCAAGTCCACCGCCGCGGAATCCGCCCCGGTCACGGACCAGACCCCGGAGGACCGCCCGGAGAACTGA
- the hpt gene encoding hypoxanthine phosphoribosyltransferase → MRVDAKDMGADLQQVLITKEEIDAKLAELAAKIDAEYAGKDLLIVGVLKGAVMVMADLARALSTPVTMDWMAVSSYGAGTQSSGVVRILKDLDTDIKGKHVLIVEDIIDSGLTLSWLINNLGSREPASLKVCTLLRKPDAAKVAIDVEWVGFDIPNEFVVGYGLDYAEKYRNLPFVGTLAPHVYGG, encoded by the coding sequence ATGCGGGTGGACGCGAAAGACATGGGTGCCGACCTCCAGCAGGTGCTCATCACCAAGGAAGAGATCGACGCGAAGCTGGCCGAGCTGGCCGCGAAGATCGACGCGGAGTACGCGGGCAAGGACCTGCTCATCGTCGGCGTCCTCAAGGGCGCGGTGATGGTCATGGCGGACCTCGCCCGGGCGCTGTCCACCCCCGTCACCATGGACTGGATGGCCGTGTCCTCCTACGGCGCGGGCACCCAGTCCTCCGGTGTCGTGCGGATCCTCAAGGACCTCGACACCGACATCAAGGGCAAGCACGTCCTGATCGTCGAGGACATCATCGACTCCGGCCTGACGCTGTCCTGGCTGATCAACAACCTCGGCTCCCGCGAGCCCGCCTCCCTCAAGGTGTGCACCCTGCTGCGCAAGCCGGACGCCGCCAAGGTCGCCATCGACGTCGAGTGGGTCGGCTTCGACATCCCGAACGAGTTCGTCGTCGGCTACGGCCTCGACTACGCCGAGAAGTACCGCAACCTGCCGTTCGTCGGTACGCTCGCGCCCCACGTCTACGGCGGCTGA
- the tilS gene encoding tRNA lysidine(34) synthetase TilS — protein sequence MGPHPAVAAIRLAVRRVLHDILNDHQTPGGPGLHAPGAPGRQAFGTHPDPTAERPPSPLVLVACSGGADSMALASALAFEAPKLGIRAGGVTIDHGLQPGSDLRADEVVQRLRELGLDPVESVAVTVGRDGGPEAAARDARYAALDTAAERHGATAVLLGHTRDDQAETVLLGLARGSGIRSLSGMAAVSGAGGRYRRPFLQLDRQTARKACMVQSLPVWDDPHNADPAYTRSRLRHEGLPALEKALGKGVVEALARTAQLSRDDADALDIWASQAEASVRDAAGQLECTKLYALPPAVRRRILRRAAIEAGAPAGSLFARHIEEVDRLITGWRGQGAINLPGKVVAQRQGGRLVIRQG from the coding sequence ATGGGTCCCCATCCTGCGGTCGCGGCGATACGCCTGGCGGTCCGCCGCGTCCTCCACGACATCCTCAACGACCACCAGACCCCCGGCGGCCCGGGCCTGCACGCTCCCGGTGCACCAGGCCGGCAGGCCTTCGGCACGCACCCGGACCCGACGGCCGAGCGGCCCCCCTCCCCGCTCGTGCTCGTCGCATGCTCCGGCGGCGCCGACTCCATGGCCCTCGCCTCCGCCCTCGCCTTCGAAGCGCCCAAGCTCGGCATCCGCGCCGGCGGCGTCACCATCGACCACGGCCTCCAGCCCGGCTCCGACCTCCGCGCCGACGAGGTCGTCCAGCGCCTGCGCGAACTCGGCCTCGACCCCGTCGAGTCCGTCGCCGTGACCGTCGGCCGCGACGGCGGACCCGAGGCCGCCGCCCGCGACGCCCGCTACGCCGCCCTCGACACCGCCGCCGAACGCCACGGCGCCACCGCCGTCCTGCTCGGCCACACCCGCGACGACCAGGCCGAAACCGTCCTGCTCGGCCTTGCCCGCGGCTCCGGTATCCGCTCCCTGTCCGGCATGGCCGCGGTCTCGGGGGCCGGCGGCCGTTACCGGCGCCCCTTCCTGCAGCTCGACCGGCAGACCGCGCGCAAGGCCTGCATGGTCCAGTCCCTCCCGGTCTGGGACGATCCTCACAACGCGGACCCCGCCTACACCCGCTCCCGGCTCCGCCACGAAGGCCTGCCCGCCCTGGAGAAGGCTCTCGGCAAAGGCGTCGTGGAGGCGCTCGCCCGCACCGCCCAGCTCTCCCGCGACGACGCCGACGCCCTCGACATCTGGGCCAGCCAGGCCGAGGCCTCCGTACGCGACGCCGCAGGTCAGCTGGAGTGCACCAAGCTCTACGCCCTCCCGCCGGCCGTGCGCCGCCGCATCCTGCGCCGCGCCGCCATCGAGGCCGGTGCCCCGGCCGGTTCCCTCTTCGCACGCCACATCGAGGAAGTCGACCGCCTGATCACCGGCTGGCGCGGCCAGGGAGCCATCAATCTCCCCGGCAAGGTCGTCGCCCAGCGGCAGGGTGGCAGACTGGTGATTCGGCAAGGCTGA
- a CDS encoding zinc-dependent metalloprotease, with amino-acid sequence MTGFGGTASPGMVDWNLAVATATRLVRPGPDVSRDEARAVVAELRRHAKASEEHVRGFTRMGTDEIHDTPVLVVDRPGWVRANVAGFREILRPLLEKMQERRAGSPTSAVLGTVGGKVTGVELGMLLSFLSSRVLGQYETFAPATRDLPAGENGGGRLLLVAPNIVHVERELDVDPHDFRLWVCLHEETHRTQFTAVPWLRDHLEGEIQSFLAETDVDPMTFLERIREAAQSLAGGRPEGEEEDGGRSFVELVQTPAQREILARLTAVMSLLEGHADYVMDGVGPSVVPTVAEIREKFQQRRAKGASRLDIALRKLLGLDAKLRQYRDGERFVRAVVEQVGTDGFNRVWTSPNTLPTKAEIAKPADWVARVHRKAES; translated from the coding sequence ATGACTGGCTTCGGTGGCACCGCATCTCCCGGGATGGTCGACTGGAACCTCGCGGTGGCGACCGCGACGCGGCTCGTACGACCGGGCCCCGACGTCAGCCGCGACGAGGCCCGCGCCGTCGTCGCGGAGCTGCGCCGGCACGCCAAGGCCTCGGAGGAACACGTCCGGGGCTTCACTCGTATGGGCACCGACGAGATCCATGACACCCCCGTCCTGGTGGTCGACCGCCCCGGCTGGGTCCGCGCCAACGTCGCCGGCTTCCGCGAGATCCTCCGGCCCCTGCTGGAGAAGATGCAGGAACGGCGCGCCGGCAGCCCCACCAGCGCGGTCCTCGGCACCGTCGGCGGCAAGGTCACCGGCGTCGAGCTCGGCATGCTGCTGTCGTTCCTGTCCTCCCGCGTCCTCGGCCAGTACGAGACCTTCGCCCCCGCCACCCGCGACCTCCCGGCCGGCGAGAACGGCGGCGGCCGGCTCCTCCTCGTCGCACCGAACATCGTCCACGTCGAACGCGAACTCGACGTCGACCCGCACGACTTCCGCCTGTGGGTGTGCCTGCACGAGGAGACCCACCGCACCCAGTTCACGGCCGTGCCCTGGCTGCGCGACCACCTGGAGGGCGAAATCCAGTCGTTCTTGGCCGAGACCGACGTCGACCCGATGACCTTCCTGGAGCGCATCAGGGAAGCCGCCCAGTCCCTCGCCGGAGGCCGCCCCGAGGGCGAGGAGGAGGACGGCGGCCGCTCCTTCGTGGAGCTGGTGCAGACCCCCGCCCAACGCGAGATCCTCGCCCGCCTCACCGCCGTGATGTCCCTGCTGGAGGGCCACGCCGACTACGTCATGGACGGCGTCGGCCCCAGCGTCGTACCCACCGTGGCGGAGATCCGGGAGAAGTTCCAGCAGCGCCGCGCCAAGGGCGCCTCCCGCCTCGACATCGCCCTGCGCAAGCTGCTGGGTCTGGATGCCAAACTGAGGCAGTACCGGGACGGCGAACGGTTCGTCCGGGCCGTCGTCGAGCAGGTCGGCACCGACGGCTTCAACCGGGTGTGGACCTCGCCCAACACCCTGCCCACCAAGGCGGAGATCGCCAAACCGGCGGACTGGGTCGCGCGGGTGCACCGCAAGGCCGAGTCGTGA